A window of Candidatus Zixiibacteriota bacterium genomic DNA:
AACAACGGCAGCAGATACGGCGGGCCGAAACCCCAAATCCGCACATACTCCAGCCCGCGTCGCATCTTCATCCACACGTAAGACGATTTGGCATAGTATGGGTTCGGCAACAGGTCGCCGTAGTACAAAACCCTCCAGACAGTGTATGTCCCGTACAAGACGGCAAAGATCGCGATGAAGGCGAGAATGTCCTTCCCGTTTGGGCGCCCCTGACGCCTCCAGGCAATCCCTGCGGCGGCCAGACTGGCGACGAAGAATCCGATGCCGTCGTGACGTGTCATCGCGATCAGCACAAACAGCGGCGCGAGTGTGGCGATGCCCCGGTGGCCGTCGAGCGCATCGGCGAATCGCCACACAGCGACCGCGACCAGCGCCGCCATGATCGTCGCTTCCAGACCGCCGAGCGTCCAGATGACGACCGGCAACGAGGCGGTGACGAAGATCAGCGGAAGCGTGTCGGCAACATGGTGTGGATCGCGTTGTGCGCGTACCAGCAGGAATACGACCAGCCCCGCATAGGCGGCTATCGGGACCAGCCGCGCGGCCAAAGTCAGATCCAAGCCGAACCCGCCGAGCGCCGACATCAGGATCACTTGCAGGAAGTTGGAATACCCCTCGACGCGCTCGCCCGGATTCCAGACCAGCCCATCGCCATTGAGGAAGTTGTAGCAGTATCGCAGCGAGATATAGGCGTCGTCGACAAAGTAGTACCGGCTCCACCACATGCCGACGGCGGCAATGGCCAGCGATGCCGCCGCCCAGAGCCAGATGGCGCGGTCACGCCAGACAAGTGTCATGCGAGCAGCACAATGGGAGGAACTCGACTGAGCCTTACACAGGCAGCGCGTTTAGAGCATTACAGAGGGCGGACAAGATGTTAGACTGCACGACGATGAATCGCTCCGGATCAATTCCGAGAGGCGAACTCGCTCCGGAATACTTTTCAAATGCAGATGCAATCTTCTTCTTTTTGCCTCTGATCTTGGATGGCTTCCCATGCTCAACATCGTGATCCAGATCCGTCCTGAGATCCCGTATGTCGGCAAAGACTGGCGGCCTGCTTTCATCCTGTCGCGTACCGGTGCTCTCCCAGACCAAGAAATAGAGATGCTTAACGAAGTTGTCATAGGACGCGAGATCATGAATAGGGGTCCGAATCACTTCCTGCGCCTTCGCAGTACGGTTCGTGGGCTGGAATAGGTTTTCGCCGTGCTTTGATGCGTACAGCTCGTTGATCCTCGCCACACTATCCACAATCTCCGATGCAAGCTGATTTACTGCGCCTTTAAGTCCAGCTTCTGCGACAGCGGTCGGATCAAGATCGTCAATAAAAGTGGGATCATGCGTAAGAAGTTTTCTGAGCAGTATCTGCTGACGGACTTTCGCGCCGGATCTCACGTTTGCAGTAATCGTACGCTGAAACTCAAGCGTCAGTGTGTCTGTTGCGCGTTGCCCTAGCTGCACTTGCTTGGCGACGTCGTCAAGGAATGTAAGGTAGAAGTTGGCAACATCCTTTTCGCGGCCTACTATCCCTGGCGATTGAATCAACCTACAGACAAGAGTCAACAGTGATTGAACTACGGTTCTGTTACGTAACGATGAAGCCCTGTCGCCGAATCCGCTGTCCGCGAAATCCAGTGCTCGTCGGATGCGTCCCGCTATATTAGATTTTGTGGAGAATCCGGATTGGCCTTCGAACACGGCGAGAAGATCGTCATATCTCAGTCCGACCTCGAGTCCGTCAATCTCCACAGCTGTGACCTTCGCGAGAATGTCGAAGTGCCCATACCGCCTGTTGGAGGCCCCTATCCTTCCAAAGATAGGATGTTTCAATGCTTTGACGATAAACTCCCTCAGCTTGCTGTGGACGGAATTAAGCTTCTCGCTCCCGGTCAATTGTAGTCCGCCTTGCAGACGCTGAAAGTATTCCTTCACTTCCTCGTCTGTTGCATCCTCTATTTCGTCAAAGTCGATCTTAAAATCATCGATCGCGTCTACATAAACATCCGGGAGATCGCGATAGAGTCGTCCGCCGAATCTTTTCGCGCTCTCATCTGCAAGCTCAAGCTCATTGTCAATAAACTCGAAAATGGCCGTCAAGCGCTGCTGCCCATCCACGACATGATATGCCGGTTCGTCGGAAACTTTCTGAAAATAGAACTTGGGTAGCTTCCAACCCCGCAAGATCGTATCAATCAGGCGCTGCTTCTTTGAAGTGCCCCATACTTCTTGCCTTTGCCAATCGGGAATCTCGTAGCGGTCCCTGCGCTTGTAAATCTTATCGAGCTCCCTATGATCCGATAACACTTTCATCAAGTTCTCTTTGCCTGCGGCTTTCCTTGAGCCACAAAAGAAAGTAAACTTCTCCCACGGCCCAACAGCAACAGGCAAATTCAGCTAAAGACTATCGCACGGATCACAAAACGCGGACGCCGGATCGGCCGCGCGGAAGGCGACGTCGACGAACTTGACGACGTCGAAGACGTTGGTCACGCCGCTGCAGTCGGCGTCGGTCTGCTCGTTGGGACAGTTCACATCAAACACGGGCGTGCCGCTGCGGAACGCGACATCGACCGCCGCCACAACATCAAACACGTTGGTGGTGCCGTCGCAGGCAGGGTCCGTATGGCACGGGCAGTCGCAGTCGCAGGCGTCGCCCAACCCGTCGAAGTCCGAGTCCTCCTGGCCCGGATTGAACACATCCGGACAGTTGTCGGCGCTGTTGATGACGCCATCGCCGTCGTCATCGGCATACAGCGGGTTGGTCACCGTGGCGTACAGTCGCGTGCCGACAATGGAATCGACCTGCACCGAGATGCCCGACGCCCCTGAGTGGCCGTCGCTGCCGGGGAATGTGCCCGGCCCAAACAGTTCCTGCCCGGGGACATCATCGGAAAACAGGGCGCCGCGGCGTGTCTCATACGGATACCACCACTGCGCGCTGTCGGTGACATGCCCTTCGGGATTGCTGGTGTGGTCCATCGATGGATTGTAACCGGCGTCTTCGACCTGCACGACATAGAACGGGTTTCCGGTATTCGAGAACCAGTCGCCGAACGGTCCCTGGTGGATGTGCATGATGAGCAGGCCGCGATCGAGCGGATCATTGCCGAATGCCAGGTCGGGCCACAGCATGCAGGAAAAGTCTGAATCGAAACGATCATACGGCGCGCCCGATTCGGGATTGCGGTACTCCAGCAGGAAATACTCGTCATCGGCCATGTCGATCGGCACCAGATACAGCGCGCTGTCGCTTTCGGTCTGGATGTTGTTGAGCACGATGCTCGCGGGTGAATGCTCGATGATGATCGGATCGAGCCAGCCGAGCTGCTTCTTGCTCCAGCCGGAGAAGTGCGTCGGCACTTTGGCCGCGCCGATCGCCAGAATACCGTAACCATAGTATGCCATGATGTCCCAGTCGACGACCGGGTGATCGTTGGCATCATTCGGAGTCCAGCAGTTGACGACATCGAGACGGTTGTTCGGGTCGTAGAGATCGGGCAGGCCGATGTTGTGGCCCAGCTCATGGCAGTAGACGCGGATGCCGTTGAGCGTCCGCTCGCCGGTGAATTGGGTCGGATTCAGCGGATCGCGCAGCGGCATCATCTCCGGCGAAGTATTCCAGCGCGAGACGCGCTTGCCATCGAACGGCCCGGGGCCGTCGCCGGGAGCGTACACCGCGGCGAACGACCAGACTTCGGTGGGATCGTGCGTGTCCTCCTGGCCGGTGCCCGCGCGAACAAACACGACCGCATCGACATTGCCGTCATTGTCGCCGTCGTATTGCGAATAATCGATAAACGGGTCCAGCGATTCCAACAAGTCCTCAAACCGTCCAAACATGACGCCGGGATTGTTCGGATAGGTGCCGTCGTTCCACCACCCCGAGACATCGCCCGCGATGATCATCTGGTCGTACGACACTTCGGCATAGTAATCGGCGACCGAACCGCCGGGAAACACGCCGCGCGAGAACATGAGACTGTCGAATGTGCCCGGCAGAAAATACGTCGCGGGCTTGTTCTCCCACTCCACCAGAATCGCCAGCACTTTGAGCGTATCGGCATCGAATTGGTACGCGGCGATCTTCTGCATCTCGTCGGCGGTCGGTTCCGGCGGCAGACGGTCGGCGTACTTTTGACGTTCCGACTCCGGCAGATGGAGAATCAGCGCGCCGCCGGATGCGGCGACTGCAGCTTGAGCGAACATCAGGACACCCACAAGGGTCAAAGCCAGTCGCACGTCGGTTCTCATGTTTGCTCCTCAAGTCAAGGTCGCGCGCGTAGGGCGCACAAAGTTTTGTTGTTGCGTCACCCGACCCAGGTGACGCTCCTACCGCCACGCGAGGACGCGTGGCGGGCACATTTCCATCCACACTCATTAAACTCTTCAATCAAAGACACACCGTGCAAAACACCGTCGCCGGGTTGCCGTTGCGGAAGGCGACGTCGACTAAGGCGACGACGTCGAAGACATTGGTCACATTGTCGCAGGTGACATCGGTCGTGGCGCGCGGACACAGCGGGTTCGGATCGGGAATCGGTGCGCCGTTGCGGAAGGCGACATCGACCGCCGCCACGACGTCGAATACATTGGTGATGCCATCGCACTGGGGATCGCCGAAGCAATCGCACGCACAGGGCCCGCCCGACAGATACAGCCGCCCGCCGTCCCAGACGGGATTGTAAGTCGCGGTCCGCGCCTCCGCCGTCAGCGCGAATCCCTCCAGCGGGTCGAACGACAAGCCGACGGTGTCGCCGGGCTCGGCGGCGGCCTTGATGGTCATGTAGATTTTGGCGATCGGCCCGGTGCCCGGCTCCAGCGGCGGCGACCCGCCCCCGAAATCGGCGGTCAGTTTAACCGCCCGCTGCCCGAAGAAGCCATTGTTGAACACCGCGACTTGCTGCTCGAAATACTCCGTGCGGCAGCCGTGGGTTTTCAGTGAATCGAAGGTGGCAATGGCGGGCACATTGGTCAGCGAGACCGGAATCGTGATCGCCTCCAGCGGCAGCGCGTTGGTCGCGATGACTTCCCAGACCAGTTTGCCGGTGTCCTGCGGCGCGGAGAAATTGGGGCCATCAACCGTGTCGGCCCACACCGTGATAAAGTCGCGTTTGATCGTGTAGCGCTGCCCGTCGTTGGTGAAGGCGCGCAGCTCGACATCGTAGACTCCGGGATCGTAGGCGTGCACGGGGTTTTCGACGTCGGCGGAGTCGCCGTCGCCGAAGTACCACTTCCATCCGGTCGTCGTAAACGGGGCGTCATAGGTGTAGCTGACGTCCAACGGCGCCTGGCCCTGCTGCACGTCGGCTTCGAAGTTGCCGCGCGCGATCGAATTGTCGAGCGTGCCGCGTCCGAGCGTGCTGTTGACCCAGTCGAGCTCCTGCTGGGTCATGATGCCCAGCGCCCAGTCCAGCTCGCCCGGTATCGGCGGATCGCCCGGGGCGTGGAACATGATCCACGCCGCTTTGAAGTGCTTTTGCGCCGTCTCCGAGCTGGGAATGCGCGGGCCGTTGGCCGCGATTATTTCCGCCGATCCGAAATCGAAGATGGCGCCGTTGTAGGGGGAGACGCACCCGGTTTCCATGAAACGCAACTCGGAATTCCCGGCGTCCATCTCGGCCGGTGAGACATACCCCATCAGGTACAAGTCGCAGTAGCTCCAGACACCGTCGGGAATGTCGGTATTGAAACTGAGCGTCGGGGCGATGCGCGTCGCCGGCGACGATCCCGACCAGTTGGCGATTTCCATACCCGACCCCTGGCCATCGACGCGGAAACTCCAGTGCGCCGAGCGTCCGCAGGAGGCATCGTCGCCCTGCAGGTCGCGTCCGCCGACAATCGGACTGAGAAACATCCCAAAACGGTGCTCGAATTCCTGCGCCAGCACCAGCCGCGTGAAGTTGCCGAACATGCCGGTTCCGGGCGCCCAGTCGTATTGATTCCACATCATGACGAACCCCTCGACGTTATTCCCGGCCAGGCCGAAGCCGGCGCGCTCCTGGTAGAGCGAGCTGCCGATGCCGCTGACGTTGTTTTCGATCCCCTGATAAAATGCCGCGCCAAACTGGTGGCTCGGAACCTGCAGCAGCCAAAAGCAGATGTAATCCCACTGATCGCCGTGCTCGGCCATCAGCGCATTGGCGGAGTTGACCATCAGCGCGGTCAGTTGCGGATCGGTGTAGTCGCTGCGCAGGATGTCGTCGGTGTCCTCGTAGACGAACACGTCGTCGTAGGTGAGCGGCGTGCCCGGCATTCGTCCGAACTCGACCCGGGGCCCAACTTTGGGAATGCCCTTGACCGCCGGATCGGGGACTTCGCCCTTGGCGATCCCCTCCTGATAGATGCTCAGCCACTCCTCGGGGCTGCGCCAGCCGCATTCGGGAATGGCCGGCACCGGGTCGGGCACAGCCGCCGTCTGACCGGCGGGGGCGACCGTGACAAGGACGGGCTTCGAGGATGCGCGAGCGGATACGGATGCGATCTGCTCCTCCCCCATGGCCCCGATCGCAATCACGGCGATCGCGACCAAGACGCACAGACCAAGGCCGGTGCGGAGAACACTCTTCTTCGATGTCATCATTCACTCCGGGGCGACTGACGTTACGACGTTTTGATGTAAGTCACGGACTCCCCGGCATGTGAGGGCACGCAGGGGTCGATTCCGGGGTAAGATAAGGCCAATCTGGGGTTTTGGGGATGGGGAAAAGGGGGGCTATACCGCTGGGCCGTCACGCGCCATGGCGCGGCCGCCCGCTCAATCCGGATTACAAAATGACTGCGCCGCGTCGGCTCCACGGAATGCTACATCGACGAAGCGAACCACATCGAAGACATTGGTGGTGCCGTTGCAGTCGACGTCGGTCCGTGTCCAGGAACATCCAGCCGACTGCTCGATCGGAGCCGTCACGGCACGGAAGGCCACATTCACCGCCTGCACCACATCGAGCACATTGATAACGCCGTCGCACACAGGATCAGTGTGGCAAGTACAAGGTGACTCGGCTTCTGAGTCCGCCACCAGCCCGACAATCACAATCCCTTTGTGGAACTCGGGTACGATGGTCGACATGTCATCGGCGCTGATGAACGACAGATGGTTACCCGGCGCCAGACAGCAGGTGTCAATTTCGAAGCGACCCGGTGCGTCTTTGACGTCAAAACAGATCACGAGCGACGGGTCGCCGTTGCCGGGGTAGCCGTCATACCCCGGTGCCAAGACCGGACCGTCAATCCGATACCCGCTCCACAGCAATCCATCCGGACTGACAAAGAGCGGCTCCCCGACACCGCCCCCTGATGAGTCAAAACCAAAATCCTCGCAGTCATCCACAGACGGGGCCCCATAGTAATCCGGCCCGATGACCGACTCGACTAACCCACTCGCCGACAACCGTCCCCCTATCTGAACATCCGCAAAGTCGCGGACAAAAGCAGCTCCGTTGACGCTGCGAAACTCCAATGGAAATGCGATCCCCGCCAAGTCGACCAGATTCTCGATGTAAACACCGACTTTCACCGAATCGGCTCCGGCGTCCACGGAGACAGAGTCCAAATAGACAGCGTTTGCCGGAAGCGGTCTCCCAGTGCAGATGTATCCCTTTTCGAAACTGAATGCCACCGGTTCACCATACTCATTTACGCCACCAAGATGCTCGGAGGGAATAACGCAACACGTGTCAATCTCAAAGCACCCACTCAAACCATTGGTTCTAAGGAGAATCTGCAATGACGGGACACCTGAACCCGGTACACCGTCCGTGCCAATCGGGACAACTTGATCGACCCAAATCCTCGAAAGGAATACCGCATCGGGTGCCACGCGGTCCCAAAACTGCTGAAATATGGCATATGCATGCGAAACTGGTCCGGTGCAATCGTGGGAAAGAGGTGTATATCCTTCACCAATCGTTTCAAATGCATTACCGAAGGCAAGCCTACCTGAAACGTTCTTACGCATGAATGGGTCCTTCGACAGATAGGCGTCGCCCCTAAGTTGCCGCAGCTCCAATGGGCAGACAAACGAGGAGATCGGTACATCGTTGGTCACGTACACTCCAACTGATATCTCAACCTGACCCATTCCTGTGATTTCTTTCGATTCGACCTGCACGTGATTGAGGGCATGCGCAGTCGATGCCGCGAACATCGTAACCCACACCGACGCAAAGAGACTCGAGCGTCTGACAGTAATCCCAGGCATTTCGGTCCTTCGATGTGATCCCGATGTCGCTTAGGCGTCACCAGAGGGCGGGTGACGCCACGAGGTGTCGTTAATCGGAATATACAGTGTCAGCGTGTGCTACAACCCGCACGACTGACAAAATGTAGTCCCCGCGTCCGCCGCGCGGAAGGCGACGTCGACGAGCTTGACGACGTCGAAGACATTGACCGTGCCGTCGCAATTGACGTCTGAGCGCGCCCAGGGGCATTGCAAAAGCGGGTCGGGCGTGATCGCGCCGTTGCGGAAGGCGATCTCGACGGTCGCGACGATGTCGAGGACTTCGGTGGTGCCGTCGCAGACCGGATCGGTGTGGCACTGGCACTCGCACGGCGGCGTCAGGATGGTCAGCGCGCCATCGTCGCCGAAGATGCCGATGTCGGTCGCGTCGATTTTGGCCGACGGCGCATACCCCTCCAGCGGCGTGTTGATGCTTAAGACGAGCGAATCGCCAAAGACGGCGCCCGGCTTGATTGTCAGATGGACACGCGCGATCGGACCCGATCCCGGCGGCAACGGCGGCAAGCTGCCGTCGAAGCTGGAGATTAATCGGATCACCATCTGGCCGAAGAGCTTGTTATTGAACAGCGTCTGTGATCCGAGGAACAACTGTGTCCGCGTGCCCGCCATCGTGATCGAATCAAGCGTGGCATAGGCCGGAATCTGCGAGATCGAGATCGGCAGCGTAATCTGCGAGAGGGGCACGTGATTGTTGATGTTGATATCCCATGTCACCTCCGCCCCGGGCAGGGCGCTGTCGGCATTCACCACCAATGATTCGGCCAACGCAGTGATGAATGCAGTCTTGGTGCGCATCGCGCCGCCGGTCGGCGAGGCCGCAGTGAGCGTGACCGTGTGCTGTCCGGCGTTATAAATGTGCTGGGGATTGGGCGCGTCGGATGTGTCGCCGTCGCCGAAGTCCCAGTGCCAGCCGGTCGGGTAGTTGCGCGCATCTTCGGTGAAGTTTACGGTCCATGGTGCATCGCCGAAGGCCGTGTCGGCGTCAAAATCGGCCACTTCCCAGCCAATGATCGTGAAGTTCGGCCCCTGGTTCTCATTGATCAATCCCGGTATCGAGACCGGCGACGGCCAGAAGTTGTCCGATGGGCCGCCGACCTCCGGCGTGAACGAATAGATTTTTTCGTGATCGTCGGTGTCGCCATACATCCAGTCGTCGGAGTCGCCATTGGTGCGATACAGTTCCCAACCCACCTGCGGCGTGTACCCATTGAAGCTCGCCAGCGAGTCGCCGATGTACTGGAAGAAATCATGCTCCGGCGTATAGACAAAATCATACCCCCACGGCCAGAGATACAGGTCGGAATACGAATGGTAGTTGAGCGCGAAAACGAATTGACGGCTGTTGACGAAATCGCGCATCGCCTGCGTCTCCGGCTCGCTGAAGGCCGAGGGGCCGCGATAGACCTCGCTGCCGGTGTTCGACGAGGAGCCGTTGTTGTCGTACCCCCAGTTGTGTCCGTAGTTGCGGTTCAGATCGACACCGATGTTCGACCCATTCGAGTTGTTGCGGTTTTTGCGCCACATGCCGCCGCCGAACGGCGCAATGGTACGGTTGTATTCGTACCCGTCGGGATTGACCACCGGGATTAAGAAGACTTCGCGGTTGTCGACCAGGAGGGTGGTCAAGGGATCGGTGCCGTAGTCGCGTGTGAGTCGGCGCAGAGTCTCGAGCACGACTTCCACCGTGATCGGTTCGCGCGCGTGGTGCAAGCCGTTGATCAGCACTTCGATTTCGTCTTCGTCGACTTCGGGATTGTCGGAGACCTTGATCGCCCAGATCTCGCGCCCTTCAAAACTCTGCCCGATGGAGAATTTGGCCGTCGTGATCGACGGAAAGGCCGCGTGGACCGAATCCAAAACCGTTATCGCCTCGGCGTAGGTTTTGAATCCCCCCATCGTCTTTTGCGGATACAGCTTGGCGTAATGATCGTACCAGTCGGCGATTTCGACGCTGATGTCAAAGCCGTCAGCCCGCAACGAAGCCAACTGGGCCGCGTCGACCAGAATCCGGAACACCCCCGCGCGCGGGTCGGGGTGGTGATCGAGGATGTCGATGTCGCGGCTGTAGGCGATGGCAATTTCGCCGGGGTCTTTGAATTCCCAACGGGCAATGATCTTCTTTTCGAGAAACGCCCTGTCGGCGGCCGTCAATTCGGCGCTCAGCGCCGGCGTCCACGCCAACAGCCCGATCGCCATCCCCGTTGCGAGGATCACCTTGCGCATGCAAACTCCTTAAGTCTTTCCGATGGATTACGGCTCGGCATTGCCCGGCCTTCTCTGGGTAAGATACCCGCGGTCCTTGTTCTGACAAGGGATTTGGACCGCGGAAAGCGAACCGCTGTGTTGCGAGACCACAGCGGTCGGGTCAACTGGTTTGTTCCCATTACCCAATTCATTACCCATTTCAATGGGTACTACCCAATTGCCACTTTCCCGTCCGTTTCCACTCGGCATTCTGGCCACGCCCAAGGCATGCGACTCTGCCCTCGCCACTGAGACCTTTGAGAACGCGACGGATCAGATCGATGCTGACGCCGGGGCAAGCCTGCAGGAGATCGGAGACCCGGAACGATTTCCCGGCGTGAGCGATGGCCGCAATGACCAGTTCGGTCTTTGAGCCCCGAGGCGATTTGACCTGACCGAGGCGGGATTCAAACTCTCGGTATGCGGTCTTGAGCGTATAGAGGACGAAATTCACATACGGCCAGGGGTCGTGCTTGCCATCGTGCCAGCGATGTGAGCTTTCCTCGAGGGTTTCGTAGTAGCGTTCCTTGTTTTCCTCGATCAGGCGTTCCATGCTGATGTAGCGGCCAACTTCCATCCCGAGACGGTAACACTGAAGGAGCAAAAGAAGACGTGAGACGCGCCCATTGCCATCGCGGAAAGGATGAATACAGAGAAAATCGAGATTGAACGCCGCCAGCGCCACCGGCGAAGGTACGGAGCGCTCTCGGAGGGATTCGCGCCAGAGGCTGACCAGGTCGCTCATGTACTGCGGCGTCTGGGCCGCTGGGACGGTGCGAAATCGCACACGCTGGGCGCCATCGGGGTAGCGTTCGATGATGTCGCCGTCTTTCACTTTGTACTTGCCCGCATCCCAAATCTCGCCGCGCGTGATTCGGTGTAACCGGTGAATCGTCTTTTCAGAGACCGGCA
This region includes:
- a CDS encoding DUF262 domain-containing protein produces the protein MKVLSDHRELDKIYKRRDRYEIPDWQRQEVWGTSKKQRLIDTILRGWKLPKFYFQKVSDEPAYHVVDGQQRLTAIFEFIDNELELADESAKRFGGRLYRDLPDVYVDAIDDFKIDFDEIEDATDEEVKEYFQRLQGGLQLTGSEKLNSVHSKLREFIVKALKHPIFGRIGASNRRYGHFDILAKVTAVEIDGLEVGLRYDDLLAVFEGQSGFSTKSNIAGRIRRALDFADSGFGDRASSLRNRTVVQSLLTLVCRLIQSPGIVGREKDVANFYLTFLDDVAKQVQLGQRATDTLTLEFQRTITANVRSGAKVRQQILLRKLLTHDPTFIDDLDPTAVAEAGLKGAVNQLASEIVDSVARINELYASKHGENLFQPTNRTAKAQEVIRTPIHDLASYDNFVKHLYFLVWESTGTRQDESRPPVFADIRDLRTDLDHDVEHGKPSKIRGKKKKIASAFEKYSGASSPLGIDPERFIVVQSNILSALCNALNALPV
- a CDS encoding M6 family metalloprotease domain-containing protein, with the translated sequence MRTDVRLALTLVGVLMFAQAAVAASGGALILHLPESERQKYADRLPPEPTADEMQKIAAYQFDADTLKVLAILVEWENKPATYFLPGTFDSLMFSRGVFPGGSVADYYAEVSYDQMIIAGDVSGWWNDGTYPNNPGVMFGRFEDLLESLDPFIDYSQYDGDNDGNVDAVVFVRAGTGQEDTHDPTEVWSFAAVYAPGDGPGPFDGKRVSRWNTSPEMMPLRDPLNPTQFTGERTLNGIRVYCHELGHNIGLPDLYDPNNRLDVVNCWTPNDANDHPVVDWDIMAYYGYGILAIGAAKVPTHFSGWSKKQLGWLDPIIIEHSPASIVLNNIQTESDSALYLVPIDMADDEYFLLEYRNPESGAPYDRFDSDFSCMLWPDLAFGNDPLDRGLLIMHIHQGPFGDWFSNTGNPFYVVQVEDAGYNPSMDHTSNPEGHVTDSAQWWYPYETRRGALFSDDVPGQELFGPGTFPGSDGHSGASGISVQVDSIVGTRLYATVTNPLYADDDGDGVINSADNCPDVFNPGQEDSDFDGLGDACDCDCPCHTDPACDGTTNVFDVVAAVDVAFRSGTPVFDVNCPNEQTDADCSGVTNVFDVVKFVDVAFRAADPASAFCDPCDSL
- a CDS encoding PKD domain-containing protein, which encodes MTSKKSVLRTGLGLCVLVAIAVIAIGAMGEEQIASVSARASSKPVLVTVAPAGQTAAVPDPVPAIPECGWRSPEEWLSIYQEGIAKGEVPDPAVKGIPKVGPRVEFGRMPGTPLTYDDVFVYEDTDDILRSDYTDPQLTALMVNSANALMAEHGDQWDYICFWLLQVPSHQFGAAFYQGIENNVSGIGSSLYQERAGFGLAGNNVEGFVMMWNQYDWAPGTGMFGNFTRLVLAQEFEHRFGMFLSPIVGGRDLQGDDASCGRSAHWSFRVDGQGSGMEIANWSGSSPATRIAPTLSFNTDIPDGVWSYCDLYLMGYVSPAEMDAGNSELRFMETGCVSPYNGAIFDFGSAEIIAANGPRIPSSETAQKHFKAAWIMFHAPGDPPIPGELDWALGIMTQQELDWVNSTLGRGTLDNSIARGNFEADVQQGQAPLDVSYTYDAPFTTTGWKWYFGDGDSADVENPVHAYDPGVYDVELRAFTNDGQRYTIKRDFITVWADTVDGPNFSAPQDTGKLVWEVIATNALPLEAITIPVSLTNVPAIATFDSLKTHGCRTEYFEQQVAVFNNGFFGQRAVKLTADFGGGSPPLEPGTGPIAKIYMTIKAAAEPGDTVGLSFDPLEGFALTAEARTATYNPVWDGGRLYLSGGPCACDCFGDPQCDGITNVFDVVAAVDVAFRNGAPIPDPNPLCPRATTDVTCDNVTNVFDVVALVDVAFRNGNPATVFCTVCL
- a CDS encoding M14 family zinc carboxypeptidase is translated as MRKVILATGMAIGLLAWTPALSAELTAADRAFLEKKIIARWEFKDPGEIAIAYSRDIDILDHHPDPRAGVFRILVDAAQLASLRADGFDISVEIADWYDHYAKLYPQKTMGGFKTYAEAITVLDSVHAAFPSITTAKFSIGQSFEGREIWAIKVSDNPEVDEDEIEVLINGLHHAREPITVEVVLETLRRLTRDYGTDPLTTLLVDNREVFLIPVVNPDGYEYNRTIAPFGGGMWRKNRNNSNGSNIGVDLNRNYGHNWGYDNNGSSSNTGSEVYRGPSAFSEPETQAMRDFVNSRQFVFALNYHSYSDLYLWPWGYDFVYTPEHDFFQYIGDSLASFNGYTPQVGWELYRTNGDSDDWMYGDTDDHEKIYSFTPEVGGPSDNFWPSPVSIPGLINENQGPNFTIIGWEVADFDADTAFGDAPWTVNFTEDARNYPTGWHWDFGDGDTSDAPNPQHIYNAGQHTVTLTAASPTGGAMRTKTAFITALAESLVVNADSALPGAEVTWDININNHVPLSQITLPISISQIPAYATLDSITMAGTRTQLFLGSQTLFNNKLFGQMVIRLISSFDGSLPPLPPGSGPIARVHLTIKPGAVFGDSLVLSINTPLEGYAPSAKIDATDIGIFGDDGALTILTPPCECQCHTDPVCDGTTEVLDIVATVEIAFRNGAITPDPLLQCPWARSDVNCDGTVNVFDVVKLVDVAFRAADAGTTFCQSCGL
- a CDS encoding Fic family protein gives rise to the protein MKTLQFLANAPATLPTVTAMYLSELGEARGRQELFTRQSPQKLKVLREHALIESAVSSNRIEGVTIDRARAATVVLGKAALRDRNEEEVRGYRDALKLIHEGGPDLPVSEKTIHRLHRITRGEIWDAGKYKVKDGDIIERYPDGAQRVRFRTVPAAQTPQYMSDLVSLWRESLRERSVPSPVALAAFNLDFLCIHPFRDGNGRVSRLLLLLQCYRLGMEVGRYISMERLIEENKERYYETLEESSHRWHDGKHDPWPYVNFVLYTLKTAYREFESRLGQVKSPRGSKTELVIAAIAHAGKSFRVSDLLQACPGVSIDLIRRVLKGLSGEGRVACLGRGQNAEWKRTGKWQLGSTH